From one Maniola jurtina chromosome 5, ilManJurt1.1, whole genome shotgun sequence genomic stretch:
- the LOC123865371 gene encoding elastase-1-like, whose protein sequence is MKLRVLKLLIIVTITSEVHNTPSHGAPRFVEYFCKGNEYILSSFGYYSSEGYSIFINKPLLAMTKIKLQFDSGCAVQFLNNDTRFSADKDTINNIFTFVLVKDVDNLMFVVRGRSAPNHSPYVISLKIDGVENCREPNRTYFQRYTGVAKLFEKAPDKFCGRRRINRRFTELIVSGSGTKAGDWPWHAALMRLQKSSIKYIGGGTLISKYLVLTAAHCATINGIPVNPEIMNVVLGKYTLVARDIALQEKEVFKVIVHDGFNHRTLNNDIALLKLTTEAIYNNYVQPACIWFDGIYDHLGPYDIKGTVVGWGFDNTDTLSTKLKSAAMPQLPDITCIAFDPVFYSNFLNGKRFCAGNGNGTAACNGDSGGGFMVFVQDDLDRSYYLEDYIDGAWYVKGIVSVSLARSDASICDPSAYTIFTDVAVYRDWILNNMS, encoded by the exons atgaagttACGAGTGTTAAAACTACTCATCATTGTCACGATTACTTCAGAAGTTCATAATACGCCATCACATGGGGCGCCAAGATTTGTGGAATATTTTTGTAAAGGCAACGAATATATTCTGTCGTCCTTCGGTTACTATTCTTCCGAAGGCTATAGTATCTTTATAAACAAACCATTGCTTGctatgactaaaataaaattgcaatttGATTCTGGATGCGCTGTACAatttttg AATAATGACACAAGGTTTTCAGCTGATAAGGATAccatcaataatatttttactttcgTTCTAGTCAAAGATGTCGATAATTTAATGTTTGTTGTAAGAGGTCGATCTGCTCCAAATCATTCACCTTATGTGATAAGTTTAAAAATCGATGGTGTAGAAAATTGTAGGGAACCTAATCGG ACATATTTCCAAAGATACACAGGAGTtgcaaaattatttgaaaaagcaCCAGATAAATTTTGTGGTCGACGAAGAATCAATAGACGGTTTACCGAACTAATAGTTAGTGGATCTGGAACTAAAGCTGGAGATTGGCCTTGGCATGCCGCTTTAATGAGACTTCAAAAATCAAGTATAAAGTATATAGGAGGAGGGACACTCATTTCCAAATACTTAGTCTTAACGG CCGCCCATTGCGCGACAATAAATGGTATACCAGTGAATCCCGAAATTATGAATGTTGTATTGGGAAAATATACCTTAGTAGCAAGAGATATAGCTCTGCAAGAAAAAGaa GTATTCAAAGTAATAGTTCACGATGGATTCAACCACCGAACTCTTAACAATGACATCGCTTTGTTGAAACTAACAACTGAAGCAATCTATAATAACTACGTTCAACCTGCATGTATATGGTTCGATGGTATCTATGATCACCTTGGTCCTTACGATATAAAAGGCACG GTAGTTGGTTGGGGTTTTGACAACACAGATACATTatcaacaaaattaaaatctgctGCCATGCCTCAATTACCAGATATTACATGCATAGCATTTGATCCCGTTTTCTACTCCAATTTTTTAAATGGAAAACGATTTTGTGCAGGAAATGGAAATG GAACAGCAGCGTGTAATGGCGATAGTGGCGGAGGCTTCATGGTATTTGTGCAAGATGATTTAGATCGTAGTTATTATCTAGAAGATTATATCGATGGCGCGTGGTATGTGAAGGGGATTGTGTCAGTGAGCTTAGCAAGATCTGACGCGTCCATCTGTGATCCTAGTGCATACACAATTTTTACTGATGTGGCCGTATACAGAGACTggatattaaataatatgagCTAA